A segment of the Capricornis sumatraensis isolate serow.1 chromosome 8, serow.2, whole genome shotgun sequence genome:
TTGTGAGATGGTGGTTCTTTGGTGAGATTTTCAGCAGCAGGAAGGCTGGcatattcagttacacagataattagggtattttaGGTGATGGAGAGTCTAGGCACGAGCCCTGGGGCCCTTCCATCCAGGggctctggttttccagttggtatgtcatttctatagatactgggcatatagctcaaagtccacagtccggcccaagatggagtcctgctttcaagatggagcctgttctgtctgtttcctccttcatatatatacctatggttgattcatgttgatatatggtagAAACCAttgcaatattgtaattatcctctaattaaaaataatatttaaaataattaccaaCCCAATTCCATTTGATTCCTACAAAATCAAATTGATCATAATATATGAGCATTCAGTATCTTAAATTTCATCAACTGTTAACTTCAGTAGAAGCTTTTAAGCCAAATGGAGAATTTTGATTATGACAGATAACACTTCTGCTGTGCAAGGGTAGTGGAAAGAGAAAATACTCATAGTGAACAGTGAGTCAGTACACatgtccattatatatatgtatatatatatatatatatatatatttttttttttttttggagaaaatgtGCCCTGAGGAAATGATGTTCTTTGCCTATTTGCATGTGGTAAAAGGACTGTCTGTTTGGATTGAGCCAAGGGAGGAGCAAGAGTGGAAAGTAAAGGGATCTGAAGAATTATTTAGATGGAGGGAGGTGTGAGGGCAGAAAGTGTTTCCCCTTTGTGTCCCATATCAATGACCTCCAGAGTGTTTACCACGAAGGAGACACTGGACAGCTACAGGTTTGGGATCTCTTATCCCATCTCTGTCTTTAGGTGCATCGATACTTACACGAGAGAGCATACACGGAGTATCCATGGTGGCGGGCGTGGAAGATGTGTGTGGACCAACAGCACAAGCTCGCTCTGACCGTGGCTGGCCCTGCTGTACATGCTGTTAGTCAGAAGCGGAGAATAACATCCCTCAGGATTCCTAGCCATCGAACTGGAAGGCAGGCTAGTTTTCCTCTTAGGTTACATGGGCATGGAAAAGACAGCAGTCCTTCTTTACCAAGATTCCATGTTGTAAACATGGATTTGTTGTCCTTATCAGCAGTACTGTCAACCAGCTTATAGTAACATTGTCATAGGATTCTGAATAGTCCAACTTTGGACCCACTGACCCACTTTTTGATGAACAAGATCAACAAGAGGCAAACGAACTTGGGATCTACTTGTTCTACCATACATCACATGACAGAGATGGCCGGCCCATGGAAAATTAGAATCGtcttgttcagctcagttcagtcgctcagtcgtgtccgactctttgcgaccccatgaatcacagcacgccaggcctccctgtccatcaccaactcccggagttcactcagactcatgtccatcgagtccgtgatgccatccagccatctcatcctcggtcgtccccttctcctcctgcccccaatccctcccagcatcagagtcttttccaatgagtcaattgtttgcatgaggtggccaaagtactggagtttcagctttagcatcattccttccaaagaacacccagggctgatctccttcagaatggactggttggatctccttgcagtcccagggactctcaagagtcttctccaacaccacagttccaaaccatcaattcttcggcgctcagccttcgtcacagtAGTACCATGTATATCCACAAAGGTAGTATACGTGGTTTGAGAAAGTGAAGTAGCAGTGAACCCTCTCACTTTAACTCGGGGTAACATACATGGGAATCTGTTCTTCCCCTCCCCATGGATCTACACTCTCCTGGATTGAAGGTCTTATACTATGAAAGTCACATGTTTTAGGGAATAAAGTCTGTTTAAACTGTCATCTGGTCATTTTGGACTCCTCATCTAGATAGACCAGTGGGCAGAGAGAGGAGTTACTAATTGCTGAGGGGTCATTACCGTGAAAAGATAGAGGGCAGGGAGAAATAGTCTGCACATCATTTCCTTGGAGTATCTCATGGTGTGTCCAGGCCCAGCAATAGATAACCACATGAACAATGACAGCAACTCTAGCTCGCCAAGGACATAGTCACGAGGTTCAGACATCTATTCATCCTTCCCCGGGATGTAAATGCAAGTGCCCTTGAGCAGGAACAGAAGACTTCATCCTGGATGAGTCTGTTTATTATTAGGTAAATCACACTACACAATGAAATGGGTTTTTAATAATGAGATAATAATTAGGAAGGGGGCTAATAGGATGCTCATATTGGATAAGACATATAGAAATTTCTAAATGAGGAATGTGGTGCAATAAATCAAACACATACAGAAGAATTGTGGTGCACCATTTATTGAGAAACATACAGGTAAAACCCAAAGTGATTGTAAAGGAGAAAGCATGATACAAGAACTATGAGGgtagcaaaagagaaaatatgattaTAAAGTTTATGATAGGTTGTACAAACCTATAGGAACATTCTGAGATCTGGTTTTCTTAAGTTACTCAGAAGAACTAGATGGTCAATCCTATTTTCAGAGTCAAAACCAAGACATACTCCCTTATCACAGATGCAGGAAGTTGGCACATGGTCCTTCCTCACCAGAGGAAGACAATTGGAGGAAGCCCCCTGCACTCCGTCAAGCTACTTCACAAGCTCTTAAGCAAGGAGATGAGTAACTGAAATTCTGGTCGAACATGTCAGTTGTCAGCAAAGTCTAGGCAGTGATTTTGTTTTGTCCCCAGGTAGCAAGTCAATTAATAGAAGGTGCTGTATAGGGACAGTGGATGCTTGGCAAGGTGATCAGCAGCAGGAAGGCTGGCAGCAGCTGGACACACAGCTAGGGCGGCAGCAGGTGGTCCGACAGCAGGTGGTCTGACAGCAGACAGGGCGGCTGCAAGGCTGGCAGCAGCTGGATCCACAGCTCTGGGCTTGGCACCCAGGCAGGCAGCAGCATGTGGGGTGGTAGCAGGTTCTATGGCAGTACACGGGTGCACAGGAAGCTGGCTGACAGCAGTTAGAACCACCGCAGGTTTGTCCACAGCTGCTGGATCCACAGCAGGTGGGCTGACAGCAGCTGGTCACACAAGTAGGTTTGCAGCAGCTGGTTTCAGTGATTTGACAGcaagtttgggggcaggagggctgACAGCAGCTGGACTCACAGCAGGTGGGCTGGCAGCAGGTGGTGGTACAAATAGGCTTGAGGCAGGTGGTCCTGCAGCAGGTGGTCTGACAGCTGATAGGGCGACAGCAAGGCTGGCAGCAGCTGGACCCACCGCAGGCGGGCTGACAGCAGGTGGTCACACAGGTAGGTTTGCAACAGGTGGTCCTACAGCAGGTGTTTTCACTAGTCTGATAGCAAGTTGGGGGGCAGCAAGGCCGACAGCAGCTGGACTCACAGCAGGTGGGCTGGC
Coding sequences within it:
- the LOC138084201 gene encoding keratin-associated protein 9-2-like isoform X1, whose protein sequence is MAHSCCSPCCQPTCCESSCCRTTCCKPTCVTTCCQPACGGSSCCQPCCRPISCQTTCCRTTCLKPICTTTCCQPTCCDCCKPTCVTSCCQPTCCGSSSCGQTCGGSNCCQPASCAPVYCHRTCYHPTCCCLPGCQAQSCGSSCCQPCSRPVCCQTTCCRTTCCRPSCVSSCCQPSCC
- the LOC138084201 gene encoding keratin-associated protein 9-7-like isoform X5, encoding MAHSCCSPCCQPTCCETTCCKPTCVTTCCQPACGGSSCCQPCCRPISCQTTCCRTTCLKPICTTTCCQPTCCDCCQPTCCGSSSCGQTCGGSNCCQPASCAPVYCHRTCYHPTCCCLPGCQAQSCGSSCCQPCSRPVCCQTTCCRTTCCRPSCVSSCCQPSCC
- the LOC138084201 gene encoding keratin-associated protein 9-2-like isoform X3, giving the protein MAHSCCSPCCQPTCCESSCCRTTCCKPTCVTTCCQPACGGSSCCQPCCRPISCQTTCCRTTCLKPICTTTCCQPTCCDCCQPTCCGSSSCGQTCGGSNCCQPASCAPVYCHRTCYHPTCCCLPGCQAQSCGSSCCQPCSRPVCCQTTCCRTTCCRPSCVSSCCQPSCC
- the LOC138084201 gene encoding keratin-associated protein 9-9-like isoform X4, whose protein sequence is MAHSCCSPCCQPTCCESSCCRTTCCKPTCVTTCCQPPICTTTCCQPTCCESSCCQPSCPQTCCQITETSCCKPTCVTSCCQPTCCGSSSCGQTCGGSNCCQPASCAPVYCHRTCYHPTCCCLPGCQAQSCGSSCCQPCSRPVCCQTTCCRTTCCRPSCVSSCCQPSCC
- the LOC138084201 gene encoding keratin-associated protein 9-7-like isoform X2, which produces MAHSCCSPCCQPTCCETTCCKPTCVTTCCQPACGGSSCCQPCCRPISCQTTCCRTTCLKPICTTTCCQPTCCDCCKPTCVTSCCQPTCCGSSSCGQTCGGSNCCQPASCAPVYCHRTCYHPTCCCLPGCQAQSCGSSCCQPCSRPVCCQTTCCRTTCCRPSCVSSCCQPSCC